Within bacterium, the genomic segment ATCTACAACAAGGATGCGATGGAAGCCGCGATAGGACTGCAGCCGCATCAGACCGGGAAGGATTTGCAAGCTTTTTTTGCGACGAACATATCTTTTGTTGAAGTCGATGATCCTGGAGTCGTTATTGATATTGACACCCTGGAAGATTATGAGAAGTATATTAAGCCTTCTTAAAATCTAAGGATCTTTCCAATCGTTTGGAGTTTTTTACCAGCAACACTTCCGCCAGAATCGAAATAGCGATTTCCGATGGATTCTTTCCGCCGATCTGCAAGCCCACTGGCGCGTGAATTCGCTCAAACGTTTTTGCTTGCATCCCTTCTTCCTGCTGCAGTTCCCGAGCAAACTGACGTATTTTCGCCTGGCTGCCGATTAGACCCACGTAAGCAGTTTTTGAATCGGCGTATTTTTGAACCAGCAATTTGTCTGTTGCATGGCATCGTGTGAGGATGACAATGTAAGTTTCTTCATCTACTTGTGGAATCTTTTTCGTAAAATTGCGATCAGTTAAAATAATCCTGTCCGCGGCCGGATGTTTCTTCCGGCTTGCATATTCCTTCCGGTCGTCAACCACAACCACCGAAAACAATTCCGTTGCCGCTCCGATTCGCGACAAAGCCTGGCCCACATGCCCGCCTCCAAAAATCAGTAGCTGCGGGCGCGGGGCGTATTTTTCAAAAAACACTTTTACCAGACCCTGACAGTACATTCCAAGTTCAGATTTTGTAAGCTTGTAGTCTCTGGTTTGTGGCGAATCGCTTTTCAAAAAGGCCAGACTGTCCTGAATCACTTCGGCTTCAAAGGTTCCTCCACCGATTGTGAATTCAAACGATCCATCGGAGCGGACGATGATTTTTGCTCCGGATTGTTGCGGGCAGGATCCTTTCGTTTCCAGAATAGTGGCAACGACAAAGTGTTTTCGCAGATCAAGAAGCGTCGCAATACGGCGATGGAGCGCTTCCTGATCTATTCTCATTGTGGCTGAGCAGTCTGGGAACAGATACTAGTCATGATCGTGACCGCTATGATCGGTATTCTCGCGCGGATGAAATTCCGCGATGATCGTCTCACGGATTTCTAACGGGGACAATCCTTGCTTCGCCAGCTGATCTGCCTGAAGCGCTTCCTTCATACAAATATCACAGATTTCCGCGTGATCGCTGACGAAACAATCATGCAAAGAGGTATGTCCAAATCGCTCGCAGTAGCAGAAACAGGGAAGTTGCGCGATCAATTTAGGATCATTCTGGACTACAACATAGGAAGCCTTCGCCGCGGGACTAACTGTTGCGGGATCTTTGACGGGCTGCAGGGTTACATTGTCAACGTCTACGTTAAAAGGAGGTATCTTGAAATCCACGGACTTGGTTTCCGTTGAAGCGGGAGCAGTTTGTCCCTGCGGAACACTGATAACCGGTTCGTGCTTGTGCGTATGTTCCGTCTGAGTTTGCGCAGGCTCATCTTTTTTGACAAGCACAGCATAAGTGGCAATTGCTATGAGCACCAGGCCAAATGCTATGATTGCCAGCGGCGAAATGGACGATGATGGTTTCTTTTCCTCGTTTTTCATAAGGAAGGAATTATACGTTTCATTTTGCTATTCGCGCAACTTCGGGTAAGCACGTCGCGTTGACCACAATTCCTTGACACACTTGTGTGCCCTATATATAGTTTAGTTAGTTTTAGTTACGGGGTGTTGGAAATTTATGCATGTAGAGATGAGGATTAAGGGTTTGATGTTAGATCCCATTACAAACATGCCCATTGTCATTCTGTCCGATCTGGATGGACAACGAATTCTGCCAATTTGGGTTGGGTTTTTCGAGGCAAATGCCATCGCTTTACAGATGGAGAATGTCACGACTCCCAGACCGATGACACACGATCTGTTGAAAAATGTCATTGCGGGGCTCAATGCAAGCGTGAAGAAGATTGTGGTGAACAATCTCTGGGACAACACATTTTATGCGCTCGTTTTCATCGAGACCAATGGGGAAACGGTAGCAATTGATTCCCGTCCAAGTGATGCAATCGCACTTGCCTTGCGAATGAAATCTCCAATCTTTGTTGAAGAAGAAGTGATCAACAAGGCGAAAAGTTTGGATGGGACCCGGGATCTGGCAGATAGCGAAAGCTTGCAGCGCTGGCTGGAGAATCTCCGGCCGGACGAACTCGGCAAGTACAAGATGTAACCTTCCACAGTATTAGTTCTAACCTATTAGTTTATGGAGCGCAGGCATCCTGCCTGCATCAGGGGCCGCAGGCTGAGGTTGTTGAATAGTTCGGTCCGCATCGTGAACAGACTCTTTCGAATTATTCAACAACCTCGGCTTCCAGCCTGCTTACTTTATGCCACTCCCGCTTTGCGCTAAGATGGATCTATGATTCTTGCAATTGCCAACCAGAAGGGTGGGGTGGGGAAGACCACCACGGCCATTAATCTTGCGGCAGCGCTCGCCAATAAAAGGCATAAGACGCTTCTACTGGATCTGGATCCGCAATCGAACAGCACTCTTTCTTTTCTTAATTCGGATCAAGTTGAAAAATCGGTCTATGACGCCATGATTGACGGGCTCGGTAATTTTCCTGAGATCATTCGCCCAACATCCGTTGCAAATCTTTATCTTGCTCCTGCCAGAATCTCGCTGGCAAAGCTGGAAAGTAAGTTAATGGGAGAAATTGATTCTCATTTCCGTCTAAAGGACAAAATGGCGCCTCTCGTATCCGAATATCCTTATATTGTGATCGATACCCCACCTACTTTGGGGTTGATCACAGTAAGCGCGCTCGTGGCTGCAACGCATGTCCTGGTTCCCATTCAGTCTTCTTATTTTGCATTGGAGGGAACCGATGATTTGCTGGAAACAATTCAAAAAGTGAAGACCCGCGCAAATCCCATGTTGCAACTTCTGGGAATTTTGGTCACTTTACATGATCGCAGGACTACTCTGGGGCATGATATCGTGCAGCAGATTGAACGCACTTTTGGTGAGAAGGTTTTTCGCACCATGATCACCAAAAGCGTGCGTCTCGAGGAAAGTCCTGCGTACCGGGAAAGCATCTTCACTTATGCTCCTAAATCTTCGGGTGCCGTTGAATAT encodes:
- a CDS encoding ParA family protein, translated to MILAIANQKGGVGKTTTAINLAAALANKRHKTLLLDLDPQSNSTLSFLNSDQVEKSVYDAMIDGLGNFPEIIRPTSVANLYLAPARISLAKLESKLMGEIDSHFRLKDKMAPLVSEYPYIVIDTPPTLGLITVSALVAATHVLVPIQSSYFALEGTDDLLETIQKVKTRANPMLQLLGILVTLHDRRTTLGHDIVQQIERTFGEKVFRTMITKSVRLEESPAYRESIFTYAPKSSGAVEYEELSREVLNREKRTA
- a CDS encoding PCYCGC domain-containing protein, with the translated sequence MKNEEKKPSSSISPLAIIAFGLVLIAIATYAVLVKKDEPAQTQTEHTHKHEPVISVPQGQTAPASTETKSVDFKIPPFNVDVDNVTLQPVKDPATVSPAAKASYVVVQNDPKLIAQLPCFCYCERFGHTSLHDCFVSDHAEICDICMKEALQADQLAKQGLSPLEIRETIIAEFHPRENTDHSGHDHD
- a CDS encoding bifunctional nuclease family protein — encoded protein: MHVEMRIKGLMLDPITNMPIVILSDLDGQRILPIWVGFFEANAIALQMENVTTPRPMTHDLLKNVIAGLNASVKKIVVNNLWDNTFYALVFIETNGETVAIDSRPSDAIALALRMKSPIFVEEEVINKAKSLDGTRDLADSESLQRWLENLRPDELGKYKM
- a CDS encoding XdhC/CoxI family protein — translated: MRIDQEALHRRIATLLDLRKHFVVATILETKGSCPQQSGAKIIVRSDGSFEFTIGGGTFEAEVIQDSLAFLKSDSPQTRDYKLTKSELGMYCQGLVKVFFEKYAPRPQLLIFGGGHVGQALSRIGAATELFSVVVVDDRKEYASRKKHPAADRIILTDRNFTKKIPQVDEETYIVILTRCHATDKLLVQKYADSKTAYVGLIGSQAKIRQFARELQQEEGMQAKTFERIHAPVGLQIGGKNPSEIAISILAEVLLVKNSKRLERSLDFKKA